TCGGCTCACCGGGTTCGTCGGCTCGAACGGCGCCGGCAAGACCACCACCATGCGGATCGTGCTGGGCATTCTCGCCCCCGACTCCGGCACGGTGAGCTGGAAGGGGCAGCCCGTCGATCGGGAGGCCCGCCGGGGGTTCGGCTACATGCCCGAGGAACGCGGTCTCTATCCCAAGATGAACCCCCTCGACCAGCTGATCTTCCTGGCCCGCCTGCACGGGGTGGACGCGGGCGCGGCCCGGCGCCGGGCCACCGACCTGCTGGAGCAGCTCGGCCTGGGCGACCGGATGACCGACAAGCTGGAGTCGCTGTCGCTGGGCAACCAGCAGCGGGTGCAGGTGGCCGCGGCCCTGATCCACGAACCGGCGCTGCTGGTGCTGGACGAGCCGTTCAGCGGTCTCGACCCGATCACCGTGGACACGATGACCACGATCCTGCGCACCAGCGCCGCGACCGGTGTGCCGGTGCTGTTCTCCAGCCATCAGCTCGACCTGGTCGAGCGGATCTGCGACGACCTGGTGATCATCGCCGGGGGCGGCGTGGTGGCGCAGGGCCCGGTCGAGGCACTGCGGCACGAGCGGGCGGGTGCCCGTTTCCGTCTGGTGCTGGGTGAGGACGCGGGCTGGCTACGGGACGTCGACGGTATCCAGGTGCTCGACGTGGACGGGCCGAAGGCCCTGGTCGAACTGCCCGACGTGTCACACGACCAGCAACTGCTCTCCGTGGCCCTGAAACACGGGCCGGTCCACGAGTTCAGCCGGGTCATTCCCGCCCTGGCCGACATCTATCGGGAGGTGTCCCAGTGATCGAGACCATTCGCCTGATCGCGGCCCGGGAGATCACGACCAAGCTCCGCGACAAGGCCTTCCTCATCTCCACCGCGGTGATGCTGCTGATCGTGGCCGGCTCGGTGGTGGTGCCGATGTTGCTGAGCGGCGACGACGGCCATCCGAAGTTCCGCCTCGCGGTGGCCGGGTCGAGCGCGACCACGATCGGCGAGACCGCCAAGACCGTCGGGGCCGCCGCGATCACCAGCGCCGACGAGCAGGAGAAGGCCGACGACAAGGCCAGCGAGGACGATCTGCCGCTGGTCACCCGCGCCGCCGAGACCGGGGTGCCGCCAGCCGACCTGACGCTGGTGAACGCGGACTCGGCCGACGCCGCCACCGCCCTGGTGCGTTCCGAGGACGCGGACGCCGCGCTGGTCGAGAACGCCGACGGCACGCTCGAGGTGATCGGCCGCGACGAGGTCGACAGCGACCTGAGCACGCTGATCACCGTGGCCGCGCAGGCCGACGAGACCAGGGCGGTGCTGGCCGAGGCCGGGGTCGGTGACGACGTGCTGACCCAGCTGCAGAGCACCCGGCCGCCGGGTGAGCGCCTGCTGGAGCCCGGCTCCCCGAACGAGGGCGTTGCCACGGTGCTCAGCTTCGCCTTCGCCGCCCTGTTCTACTTCACCGCCATCGTCTTCGGCCTGACCATCGCGCAGAGCGTGGTGGAGGAGAAGCAGAGCCGGGTGATCGAGATCCTGGTCGCGGCCACCCCGGTGCGGCTACTGCTGGCAGGCAAGATCGTGGGCAACGCGGTGCTCGCCCTGGGCCAGGTCGCCCTGTTGCTGGCGATCGGCCTGGCGGCGGCCAGCGCGACCGGCCAGGGGGCCGCGGCCAGTCTGCTGCTCAGCTCGGGCGGCTGGTTCCTGCTCTTCTTCGCCCTCGGCTTCGTGATGCTGAGCTGTGCCTGGGCCGCCGCGGGTGCCCTGGCCGCGCGACAGGAAGACCTCCAGTCGACCACGATGCCCCTGCAGATGGCCCTGATCATCCCCTTCTTCCTGGCCTTTTCGTTCACCGATCCCGGTACCGGCCTGAAAGTTCTTTCCTACGTCCCCTTCACCTCACCGATGAGCATGCCCCGGCGACTGCTGATCGAGGACGCGTCCTGGTGGGAGGCCCTGATCTCGCTCGGCATCATCGCCGCCACCGGGGCCCTCCTCATCGTCCTCGCCGCCCGTCTCTACGAGGGATCTCTGCTGCGCACGAGCACCAAGACCTCGATCGCCGCGGCCTGGAAGAGGGAGAAGCAGACCTCCGCGTAAGCCCTGCACCGACCCGAACCCCGTCACTGAATGCTTTCACCGGCCAGTGGCGGGGTTCGCTGCTGTCACCGGGGCTGCAAGTTCGTGCAGCATCGACGCAAGGCCTTGCAATCGGGTTTGCCCACGTCAGAGCGATGTGAAGAGCGTCACCGATTCCTATGTCCGGACAGGTTCACAACACCTGTCCGGACAGGTACGGTGGAGAAAACCCCGCGGACAACGACGTTCCGGCTACCGCCCGTGACATCAGAACGTCGTTCTCATGTTGTCGGGGCGAGCCGGGGCGCTGTCTGTTCCAGGCGTGATTCACACCCACGAGGAAGGCAGCCCCGTGACGACATTCCAGAACGACGCCATCACCCCCGCGCAGGCCCCGACCAGGCATCCCGGCCTGCTGGCCTGGGTCTCGCAGACGGCCGCACTGACCACTCCGGAGCGCGTGGTGTGGATCGACGGTTCGGCTGAGCAGCACCAGGAGATCATCGACGAGCTCGTCGCCGCAGGCACTTTCGTGAAACTTGCGAAGAAACCGAACTCGTACTGGTGTGCCTCCGACCCCACTGACGTGGCCCGGGTCGAAGACCGCACCTTCATCTGTTCCGTCGACGAGGCCGACGCCGGCCCGACGAACAACTGGATGGACCCGGGCGAGATGCGGGCCGTTCTGAAAGACCTTTACCGCGGCTGCATGAAGGGCCGCACGATGTATGTGATCCCTTTTGTGATGGGGCATCTCGATGCCGAGAAACCGATGTTCGGCGTGGAGATCACCGACTCCCCCTACGTCGTCGTCTCGATGAACGTGATGGCCAAGACCGGCACCCGGGTGCTCGAGAAGATGGGCCCGTCGGCGGACTACGTGCCGGCGATGCACTCGATCGGTGCCCCGCTGGAGCCCGGCCAGGAGGATGTGGCCTGGCCCTGCAACGACACCAAGTACATCGTGCAGTTCCCGGAGAGTCGCGAGATCCAGTCGTTCGGTTCGGGTTACGGCGGCAACGCCCTGCTCGGCAAGAAGTGCTACTCGCTGCGCATCGCCTCGGCGATGGCCCGCGACGAGGGCTGGCTGGCCGAGCACATGCTGATCCTCAAGCTCACC
The Kineosporia sp. NBRC 101731 genome window above contains:
- a CDS encoding ATP-binding cassette domain-containing protein; protein product: MLELNGISRSFDGRRVLDGISFTVGPGRLTGFVGSNGAGKTTTMRIVLGILAPDSGTVSWKGQPVDREARRGFGYMPEERGLYPKMNPLDQLIFLARLHGVDAGAARRRATDLLEQLGLGDRMTDKLESLSLGNQQRVQVAAALIHEPALLVLDEPFSGLDPITVDTMTTILRTSAATGVPVLFSSHQLDLVERICDDLVIIAGGGVVAQGPVEALRHERAGARFRLVLGEDAGWLRDVDGIQVLDVDGPKALVELPDVSHDQQLLSVALKHGPVHEFSRVIPALADIYREVSQ
- a CDS encoding ABC transporter permease, yielding MIETIRLIAAREITTKLRDKAFLISTAVMLLIVAGSVVVPMLLSGDDGHPKFRLAVAGSSATTIGETAKTVGAAAITSADEQEKADDKASEDDLPLVTRAAETGVPPADLTLVNADSADAATALVRSEDADAALVENADGTLEVIGRDEVDSDLSTLITVAAQADETRAVLAEAGVGDDVLTQLQSTRPPGERLLEPGSPNEGVATVLSFAFAALFYFTAIVFGLTIAQSVVEEKQSRVIEILVAATPVRLLLAGKIVGNAVLALGQVALLLAIGLAAASATGQGAAASLLLSSGGWFLLFFALGFVMLSCAWAAAGALAARQEDLQSTTMPLQMALIIPFFLAFSFTDPGTGLKVLSYVPFTSPMSMPRRLLIEDASWWEALISLGIIAATGALLIVLAARLYEGSLLRTSTKTSIAAAWKREKQTSA